The Polyangiaceae bacterium genome includes a region encoding these proteins:
- a CDS encoding trypsin-like peptidase domain-containing protein: MALPVSITEKLSYSTVRIECDYKDGGRGTGTGFFFRFLERGSTHIPAIVTNWHVVEGAQVGRFQVHLDDGTGGPSGQHVTVELPDFATRWIRHPDKGIDLAIMPTAPLHREAEAKGKKIWIIPLDRSLIPTLADLDDLATVEDIIMVGYPAGIWDPLNNMPIFRRGISATHPRLDYNGRSEFVVDAACFPGSSGSPILLLNEGMYCKKDGGTVIGTRFKLLGVLYAGPQYMADGTIQVVDVPTQQRAISKTSIPSNLGFVIKAQRILDFEEPLKPLLPPADPTSGS, translated from the coding sequence ATGGCCTTGCCGGTTTCGATTACCGAGAAGCTCAGCTACAGCACGGTGCGGATCGAGTGCGACTACAAGGATGGGGGCCGCGGAACCGGCACCGGGTTCTTCTTCCGGTTTCTGGAGAGGGGCTCCACCCACATTCCAGCGATCGTGACAAACTGGCATGTCGTCGAAGGTGCGCAGGTCGGTCGCTTCCAAGTGCACTTGGACGACGGTACCGGTGGCCCGTCGGGCCAGCACGTCACGGTCGAGTTGCCGGACTTCGCGACCCGGTGGATTCGGCACCCTGACAAGGGAATTGACCTGGCGATAATGCCGACGGCCCCACTTCACCGTGAAGCCGAAGCCAAGGGGAAGAAGATATGGATCATTCCTCTTGATCGATCGCTCATCCCCACCCTCGCCGATCTCGATGACTTGGCGACGGTAGAGGACATCATCATGGTCGGCTACCCGGCGGGGATCTGGGATCCGCTGAACAACATGCCCATCTTCCGAAGGGGTATCAGCGCGACCCACCCGAGACTCGACTACAACGGACGCAGTGAGTTCGTTGTGGATGCCGCGTGCTTTCCCGGTTCAAGCGGCTCCCCGATCCTCTTGCTCAACGAGGGCATGTACTGCAAGAAGGATGGGGGTACGGTGATCGGCACGCGGTTCAAACTGCTGGGTGTTCTCTACGCCGGGCCGCAGTACATGGCCGACGGCACGATTCAAGTCGTCGATGTGCCGACGCAGCAGCGCGCGATCTCCAAGACCAGCATTCCCAGCAACCTCGGGTTCGTGATCAAAGCCCAGCGGATACTCGACTTCGAAGAGCCACTGAAGCCGTTGCTCCCGCCAGCCGACCCAACGTCGGGCTCCTGA